Part of the Pseudomonas sp. M30-35 genome is shown below.
CGAATAAACACTGCACTGAGGTTAAGCAAGGCAATTACCAGCACCAGCAACAACGCTGTGGCATAGACTAGCGGTCGCGCTGCCTCAACGTTAGGGCTTTGGAAGCCGACGTCGTAGATGTGGAAGCCCAGGTGCATGATCTTCTGATCCAAGTGCAAGTACGGGTAGTTGCCATCAAGCGGCAGTGCTGGCGCCAACTTAACCACACCGACCAACATCAGCGGCGCAACTTCGCCCGCTGCACGCGCCACCGCCAGAATCAAACCGGTCATCATTGCCGGGCTGGCCATTGGCAGCACCACTTTCCACAAGGTTTCGGCTTTGGTGGCGCCGAGCGCCAGAGAGCCTTCACGCAATGCAAGCGGGATACGCGCCAAGCCTTCCTCAGTCGCGACGATCACCACCGGCACCGCAAGGATAGCCAGGGTCAGCGAAGCCCAGAGCAAACCAGGCGTACCAAAGGTTGGCGCTGGAGCCGCTTCCGGGAAGAACATCGAGTCAATCGATCCGCCCAGTACGTAGACGAAAAACCCCAAGCCAAACACCCCGTATACAATCGCGGGAACCCCGGCCAGATTGTTCACCGCAATCCGAATGATGCGAGTCATCGGTCCTTGTTTAGCGTACTCCCGCAGGTAGATAGCGGCCAGTACACCAAACGGCGTAACAATCACCGCCATGATCAGGGTCATCATCACGGTGCCGAAGATAGCCGGGAAAATACCGCCCTCGGTGTTGGCTTCACGTGGGTCTTCGCTGAGAAATTCCCATATTTTGGCGAAGTAGAAACCAAGCTTTTCAGTCGTTCCCATGGCATTCGGCATGTATGCGCGAACCACAGTACCCAAGCTCATTTCTTTCTCTGTGCCGTCTACCGTCTTCAGAGTCACGCTGTCACGATTGAACTGATCGTGCAGGTCAGTCAACTGT
Proteins encoded:
- the pstA gene encoding phosphate ABC transporter permease PstA, whose protein sequence is MTASGVSIAVIMTIGLLAVIATRGLAHFWPADVIQASYQVPGEAPRVMAGELVQAEQVTRARLASAGLPVDVQGGEFMTRELFKVGNRDINGADFSWVVDEWMKDASTPEDIVAVERREWGNFYGYLVNVKESGKQVAEGDAAWDELQKRIDRIDELHSKISKLQKKDIGRINYGLEGLRLEKRKLELNNELTPAAQADLDAERAQWDAEYKVLEAQLTDLHDQFNRDSVTLKTVDGTEKEMSLGTVVRAYMPNAMGTTEKLGFYFAKIWEFLSEDPREANTEGGIFPAIFGTVMMTLIMAVIVTPFGVLAAIYLREYAKQGPMTRIIRIAVNNLAGVPAIVYGVFGLGFFVYVLGGSIDSMFFPEAAPAPTFGTPGLLWASLTLAILAVPVVIVATEEGLARIPLALREGSLALGATKAETLWKVVLPMASPAMMTGLILAVARAAGEVAPLMLVGVVKLAPALPLDGNYPYLHLDQKIMHLGFHIYDVGFQSPNVEAARPLVYATALLLVLVIALLNLSAVFIRNNLREKYKALDH